In a genomic window of Occallatibacter riparius:
- a CDS encoding type 1 glutamine amidotransferase domain-containing protein, with amino-acid sequence MASLSGKKIAFLATDGFEQAELLDPRKALDEAGATTIVISPKSGEIKAWDMKDWGKTIKVDKALADANPNDYDGLVLPGGVINPDHLRMDPAAVNFVKKFVETGRTTAAICHGPWTLVEAGVVRGKTVTSWPSLKTDLKNAGANWVDQEVVTDGQFIFSRKPDDIPAFSRTIIEHLSNNASQRAA; translated from the coding sequence ATGGCTTCCTTAAGCGGAAAGAAGATCGCCTTTCTCGCCACCGACGGTTTTGAACAGGCGGAGTTGCTGGATCCCCGCAAGGCACTCGATGAAGCGGGCGCAACCACCATCGTCATCTCCCCTAAGTCAGGCGAGATTAAAGCCTGGGACATGAAAGACTGGGGCAAAACCATCAAGGTCGACAAGGCACTTGCCGACGCCAACCCCAACGACTACGACGGGCTCGTGCTTCCCGGCGGCGTCATCAACCCCGACCACCTGCGGATGGATCCCGCGGCCGTCAACTTCGTCAAGAAGTTCGTCGAAACGGGCCGCACTACCGCCGCCATCTGCCACGGTCCTTGGACCCTCGTCGAAGCAGGCGTGGTCCGCGGCAAAACCGTCACGTCGTGGCCTTCGCTCAAAACCGACCTGAAGAACGCCGGCGCCAACTGGGTCGACCAGGAAGTTGTCACCGACGGCCAGTTCATCTTCAGCCGCAAGCCCGACGACATCCCCGCCTTCAGCCGCACCATCATCGAACACCTCAGCAACAACGCAAGCCAACGCGCCGCATAA